Genomic window (Fretibacterium sp. OH1220_COT-178):
ATACGCCGAACCAGGATATGCACAGCCTGGCGCGTCACCCCGAGGAACTTGGCAACCTCGGCAGGCGCGAGGTCCGAGAAGTAGAGCATTTCGTAAACGCTCCTCTGACGCTCCGTCAAAAGAGGAGAATAAAGGTCGTAGAGCGCATTGTAACGTATCCGCCGTTCCAGACGTTCCCTGTCGTCGTCCCAAGCGGCCATATTGCATCCTCCCCTTGCCCGGAACGATCGAGCTTGATCTGGATTTCTCCAGGCTACCAGGAATTATAGAGACTTCCAAATATCTTGTCAAGTAAATTTGTTTTACGCCCTGAGCGTTTCGGAGGTGCCCGAACTCAAGTTCAGATGGATTCCTTTGCGGGCTCCAAAGCGAGCGAGACGGGACAAAGGACCAGAGCGAATGACAGGTACCACAAGAACCAGTCCAACAGGGGCGACAGGAGCGGATCCGTGCGCACGTCCGCCAGAAACCATCGGGCCCCGAAGGCGTAAACGACCCCGAGGATCCAAGGCAGAAAGAATTCGGGGCGAAGCTTGTTTTGCACCCATTCGGCATCAATTCGAAAACGCAGTCCCCACAAAGTCAGCCAAAAGCAGGGGGTAAAGACGGCGGACAGCACCAGAACCTTCAAGATTCCGCGGCCGGACCACAGGTGCGAAAGTCTGGGCCAGCCCAAAAGTCCGATCAGAAATGTGCTGGCCACAACCAAAAGGACGACCTTCGGCCTATCGAAGTACTCCTCCACCTCGATGTCGGGCTCCCAACGCTGAGACGTCCGTCTGGGCGGGGTGCAGCCCTCGAAGTTCTTTTCTTTCTCGGGAACATAGGTCGCGGAAAAAGCGGGCTCGGGCTCCGGATCCGGCTGTTTGACGGTGGGGCGAAGCAAGTCTTCGTTGTGATTCCAGAGTCCCCTGCTCCGATCATATTGCCAGCGCGTCTCCGGATTGCCCAGCACCCTCCACGCCTCAAGCACGTCCTCAAAATGGCGCACCGCAGAAGGGTCGGGATTCATGTCGGGGGCATAAAGCCGGGCCATCCTTCGAAATGCCATCTTGATCTCTTGGTGGGAGGCCGTCTCCAGGACATTCAGCACAGTATAATAGTTCTTGAAGCTATCCAATGGACCTCCATCCTTTCTGATCCCCTTCAAAACGGATAGGTATGACAAAGGACCGAATCGACCGGCATTCCTCTTCCGGCTGCCGCAAAAATGTCGGAGCTCAGAAGATTTCCCGTCTCAAGATCCTTCGTTCTTCGAGCGCACGCATCAGAGGAAGGCCTACAAGATAACAGGCCCCGGCCTGACCCAACCCCACGTAGAGACAGGTGGGCAAGAGAGGAGTTTCGAGAAGAATGTGCAGCATCCCTCCGATCATCAGCATATTCACCAGAACGGGGGGCAGTCCGGCCAGCCACAGCGTGGGCATACGGCGGCTCAAGACCGCAGCCAGGAGGGTTGCCCCGGTCCCCACGATCACGTCGAGCGCCCCATACCCCCCGAACAGATTGGCGACCAGGCATCCCACGGCCAGACCGGGAACCGCCTCGGGAAGAAAATAGGGCAGAAGCGTCAGCCCCTCGGAGAGGCGAAACTGGACCGGCCCGTAAGAAAGCGGTGCCAGCGAGACGGTAAGAACGGCGTATAGAGCGGCGATCATGCCGCCCGAGGCAATGGTTCTGAACTTCATCGAACGATAGCTCCTTGCAAAAAGTCTTGCACCCTTCCTCCTATTTCGCTATTTCGAGTGGGGAAGGAGATCAAAAAAACTCGACCGTCCCTCCCAGCAACGGGACGAAGCGACAGTAGTCGTACCAGGTATCCGTGCAGCCACGGTCCTCCTTCCGACGCACGAGAAGTCTTTGCCCGCCCGTCGTCACATCCTTGGGCACAACCAGCCGCCCCTCCAGTGCGAGCTGTTCCTCCCAGAGGGGTTCCACCCGCTCGGAGGCCGCCGTAACGATGATACGATCGTATGGGGCTGCATCGGCGAAACCCATGCGGCCGTCGCCATGGATGACATGGACGGCAAATCCCAGGTCGGAAAGACGCTTTCGAGCTCGTTCCGCCAGGAAGTCGATGCGTTCCACCGACCAGACTTGAAGCCCCATAAAGGACAGAATCGCGGACTGGTATCCCGATCCGGTCCCGATCTCGAGGACCTTCATACCGCTTCGTGCCTCCAAAAGCTCCGTCATTCTGGCCACGATATAAGGCTGGGAGATCGTCTGCCTGTCGCCTATGGGCAGGGGCCTGTCGATATAGGCGTCCTCCGCATACCGACGCGGGACGAAGAGGTGCCGCGGCACCGAGGCCATAGCTCTCAGCACCGCCATATCGCGCACGTTCCGGGGGATCAGCTGCTCCTCCACCATCTTGGAGGCATCCAAACGCCAATCATTCATTGCCCTTCCTCCAGTCGAAGGAGAGTTCCCCTTCTTCCGGGTTGACAGAAGGTTCACTCTGCCCAAACGGTCACGACGGGAAAACCGGAACGGGAACGTTCGATTCCAAATCGGGGCGCCAGAAAACTTCCAAGGGACTCCACGGATCTGGTGCTCACCCAAAGAGGCAGGTCCGCCTCACCAGGATCCATGACGAAAAAACGCGCATCCTCCAAGGATCGGACGAGTGCCGCTCGATCCTCGCCCCGAGGCGTTTCGATCTGCACCAGGAAGCCGAAGGGGGGCAATTCGAGGGCTTTGCGATTGCTCAGCTCCTCACGCCAGAAACAACCCCACCCCCGCATCAAGGTGTCCCGCCAAGTACTGCCGCCCAAACGCCGGCCCTGAACCAACACGATGCGTGCCCTCTCCTCGGAGGGGGAGCGTCCCCTCCAATAGGACTCCCAGACCATGCTGTAGGCATGAAATCGGGCACCGTATTCGGCCTTTCGGAGTTCGGCGTCCAAATCCAGCCAAGCCGCCAAACCGACGTCCAGAGAATCGCAGAGCGTCAAAGCGCCGCGCGTCCCTAAAATCAGAGATGGAACGGCTTTTTGCCCTCTATGATGTCCTTCCTCACCGAGGATGATCGGATGACCACGGATAAAGCGGCCGGCCATAGTGGCGAGGGCTTCGAGCCCGGGCCTCCGCCCGGTCCAAAGAGAACCGCGACAGACAGAACAGGAACGCTCGAGGGACGTCCTGAGGCCGCATCGAATACAGCGCAGCCCCTTGCTTTTGCCTTCGACGCGCACGGTCCCCCCGCATCGGGAACAACGCACGGGGGTCCCGCAGTCCGAGCAGAAGACCTCTGCTGCCTCCCCCCGCCGATCCAGAATCCAAAGGACGTTACGACCTTCCTCAAGGGTCGATCGGGTTCGGCCCAGGAGCGACAGGGTCAGGGGCAGCGCACCATCGATCCCGCGGACATCCGCCTTCAGAGAGCGCTGCATGTCTACGAACACGAGATGCCGGCGGTCGGGCAACTCCATACATTCGGGGGACGTCCTGGAAAAGGTCTTGGAGGAGGGCATCCGTCCACCGAGCACCAGCTCCGCTCCCAGCCATCCTGCCCGCCGCCCCGCCAAGCTCCGGGCCGAGATGCGCGGCGGCCGCTGAGCGATATAGCCGGGGTTTGCCTCGTCGTCCACGATGATAACGTCGGGACGGAGAGGGGCGAAAACAGCCCCCGGCCCTCCGACGACGATCGGTGTCGCGCCCTCTCGAACCGTCCTCCAAGCATCCCAGAGCTTTTTCCCCCCTGTGGAGGGCCATAGAAGCGCCTTCGATTGAAGATGGGAAGGAAGCCCGGCAAAAAAAGTCCGCGCCATTCCCCTCTCGGGAAAGAGGACCAAGGTGCGCTCTCCCCGCTCCATCGTCTGGATGTAGCGGTCCGCTCGCCTCCCGTCCCAGGGGATGAAGCAGGACGACTCCCGAAAACCCTTTGCGGAGGACGACAGGGGATTCCGGACGACAAGAAGTTCCCCCTTCAGAAGGGGGGGGGGACAGAGGGCCTGAAGGGCCAGACCCGTTCCACACAGAAAGGTCCGCCCCATCCAGAGGGCCAAATCCCATAGATCATCCCCCAGAACGTTTTTCTCGTCAAGGACTTCGGCAACAGAGCGCAAGTTCCGGGGAAGCTCGCTCTGGCCGGCTGGCCCCAAAACAAAGCCCACGCGAACGCCTCTCCCCAGGGGGACCCGAACCCGAGCCCCAACGGTCAAGGGACGATCCGCGCCATAGGTCAGCGAAGTCCACCATGGTCCTGGGACGACGACATCGACGAGATGGGGCACCTAGATCATGCCCCGCTCCGAGAGAAGCTCCCAGACGGAGTCCGCGACCTCCTCCTTACTCCCCGAAAATATGGTCTCGGCATCTCGGGAGAGCACGCGCACCGTATTGGTATCCGTGCCGAATCCACAGCCGGCAGCCGAGACATCGTTGGCCAGGATCAGATCCAAGCCCTTCCGCTCCATCTTCGCACGGGCGTTCTTCAGGAGATCGTCGGTCTCGGCGGCAAAACCGATCAGCGTTTGGTCGGGTCTTTTGCGCCGCCCCACCTCCGCCGCTATGTCCGGGTTCTGTACGAGCTCAATGGAGAGGGTCTCCCTCCCCTCCCTCTTCACCTTATGCCCGGCCCGATCCTTGGCGCGGTAGTCCCCCACCGCAGCGGCTTTGACGACGCACGTTGCCCAATCCAGGTCCTCCAACACCGCCCCGTACATCTCCTCGGCCGACACCACACGGCGTACGTCCAAGCCGTGCAGAACTCCCGGAGCCTCGACCGGCCCCAGAATCACCCTCACCTCGGCGCCCCGATACCAGGCTGTTCGAGCCATGGCAAGCCCCATCTTGCCGGTACTGGGATTGGAGATGTAGCGCACCGGATCCAGATATTCCCGGGTCGGCCCGGCCGTAACCAGGAGACGGACCGCATTCAGATTCCGAGCGGGAGACAGGGCCCGGAACACCTCCTCCAGGATCAGCCCCATCTCGGGCAGACGTCCCTTGCCCTCGTAGCCGCAGGCCAGGCTGCCGAACTCGGGATCCACGATCCGAACCCCTCGCTCCGCGAGAACGCTCAGGTTATGCCGCGTCGCGGGATGCTCGAACATGTGGACGTTCATCGCCGGAAAGAGAAGCACGGGAACCTTCGCGGCGAGCAACGCCGCAGCCACCAGGCTCTCTCCCTTCCCTTGGGCCAGATCCGATGCCGTATTGGCCGTACAGGGCGCGACGACGATGACCTCCGCCCAGTCCGTCAATCGGATGTGGGGGATCTCGTGCCCTCGCTCACAGGAGAGAAAATCCTCCTGAAGCCAGACCCGTCGCCCCGAGAGGGTCGAGAGCACAAGAGGACTGACCAGCCGCTCCGCCGCACGAGTCATGAGAATCTCCACCTCGCACTCCAACTTGCGGAGCCGGCTGACCAAGTCCGGAATCTTATAGGCCGCGATGCCGCCCGTCACGCAGAGCAGGATGCGCCGGGCCCGCTTCCAGCCGATCATGCCTCTTCCGGGACGGCCTCCGGAGAGCTGCACCTGTTCGCGGGAAACTCTCCCTTCTCCACCTCCAGTAAGGCCATGGAGAGGTATTTCTCGTTGGCAGGAAGCCCGTTCTCAACCGTTTTGTGCTCGCTGAGCCAGCGGGCTCTGGCCGCGATCAGGGCCGTAATTTCGTATTTGTTGTCGGTGTTGCACTTGTTCTCGAGCGCGTCGAGATCGTAAAACTTCATTTCCGTAACCCGCCTTCCCTGTAACTCAAAATGATCCTCCTGAGGCCCTCGGAGGCCCGGTCCAGATCGTCGTTCATCAACACATGATCGTATTTCTCGGCC
Coding sequences:
- a CDS encoding protein-L-isoaspartate(D-aspartate) O-methyltransferase, producing MNDWRLDASKMVEEQLIPRNVRDMAVLRAMASVPRHLFVPRRYAEDAYIDRPLPIGDRQTISQPYIVARMTELLEARSGMKVLEIGTGSGYQSAILSFMGLQVWSVERIDFLAERARKRLSDLGFAVHVIHGDGRMGFADAAPYDRIIVTAASERVEPLWEEQLALEGRLVVPKDVTTGGQRLLVRRKEDRGCTDTWYDYCRFVPLLGGTVEFF
- a CDS encoding J domain-containing protein gives rise to the protein MDSFKNYYTVLNVLETASHQEIKMAFRRMARLYAPDMNPDPSAVRHFEDVLEAWRVLGNPETRWQYDRSRGLWNHNEDLLRPTVKQPDPEPEPAFSATYVPEKEKNFEGCTPPRRTSQRWEPDIEVEEYFDRPKVVLLVVASTFLIGLLGWPRLSHLWSGRGILKVLVLSAVFTPCFWLTLWGLRFRIDAEWVQNKLRPEFFLPWILGVVYAFGARWFLADVRTDPLLSPLLDWFLWYLSFALVLCPVSLALEPAKESI
- a CDS encoding primosomal protein N' family DNA-binding protein, translated to MPHLVDVVVPGPWWTSLTYGADRPLTVGARVRVPLGRGVRVGFVLGPAGQSELPRNLRSVAEVLDEKNVLGDDLWDLALWMGRTFLCGTGLALQALCPPPLLKGELLVVRNPLSSSAKGFRESSCFIPWDGRRADRYIQTMERGERTLVLFPERGMARTFFAGLPSHLQSKALLWPSTGGKKLWDAWRTVREGATPIVVGGPGAVFAPLRPDVIIVDDEANPGYIAQRPPRISARSLAGRRAGWLGAELVLGGRMPSSKTFSRTSPECMELPDRRHLVFVDMQRSLKADVRGIDGALPLTLSLLGRTRSTLEEGRNVLWILDRRGEAAEVFCSDCGTPVRCSRCGGTVRVEGKSKGLRCIRCGLRTSLERSCSVCRGSLWTGRRPGLEALATMAGRFIRGHPIILGEEGHHRGQKAVPSLILGTRGALTLCDSLDVGLAAWLDLDAELRKAEYGARFHAYSMVWESYWRGRSPSEERARIVLVQGRRLGGSTWRDTLMRGWGCFWREELSNRKALELPPFGFLVQIETPRGEDRAALVRSLEDARFFVMDPGEADLPLWVSTRSVESLGSFLAPRFGIERSRSGFPVVTVWAE
- a CDS encoding QueT transporter family protein, whose amino-acid sequence is MKFRTIASGGMIAALYAVLTVSLAPLSYGPVQFRLSEGLTLLPYFLPEAVPGLAVGCLVANLFGGYGALDVIVGTGATLLAAVLSRRMPTLWLAGLPPVLVNMLMIGGMLHILLETPLLPTCLYVGLGQAGACYLVGLPLMRALEERRILRREIF
- a CDS encoding DNA-directed RNA polymerase subunit omega; this translates as MKFYDLDALENKCNTDNKYEITALIAARARWLSEHKTVENGLPANEKYLSMALLEVEKGEFPANRCSSPEAVPEEA
- a CDS encoding sigma factor-like helix-turn-helix DNA-binding protein encodes the protein MAAWDDDRERLERRIRYNALYDLYSPLLTERQRSVYEMLYFSDLAPAEVAKFLGVTRQAVHILVRRIMDRLETIERELSFAEIVERLEGRIRELEQELEVLHSRPEGVDA
- the coaBC gene encoding bifunctional phosphopantothenoylcysteine decarboxylase/phosphopantothenate--cysteine ligase CoaBC gives rise to the protein MIGWKRARRILLCVTGGIAAYKIPDLVSRLRKLECEVEILMTRAAERLVSPLVLSTLSGRRVWLQEDFLSCERGHEIPHIRLTDWAEVIVVAPCTANTASDLAQGKGESLVAAALLAAKVPVLLFPAMNVHMFEHPATRHNLSVLAERGVRIVDPEFGSLACGYEGKGRLPEMGLILEEVFRALSPARNLNAVRLLVTAGPTREYLDPVRYISNPSTGKMGLAMARTAWYRGAEVRVILGPVEAPGVLHGLDVRRVVSAEEMYGAVLEDLDWATCVVKAAAVGDYRAKDRAGHKVKREGRETLSIELVQNPDIAAEVGRRKRPDQTLIGFAAETDDLLKNARAKMERKGLDLILANDVSAAGCGFGTDTNTVRVLSRDAETIFSGSKEEVADSVWELLSERGMI